In the genome of Mixta calida, the window TGACTTCAACCGTATCAGTGATGCCATAAGCGACGAGGTCCTGGGGAGTCAGGCCATTAGCGCGCATATTACTGCTCCTTTATCGGTTTGTACTGCAACAAATGTAGGGGGGACTTGCTGCCACGAGCCGTAAAGCGGCACGAAGCGATTCATGCAGCTTTACAATTGCGGCAGTCTACTACTGTCAATATGCAGCGGAAGAAGAGAGTGGCAGAAATGAGAGACGAAACGTTTTTTTATAGAAATTCATCATAATCTGATGAAAAGTTATGATTGTTGCGCGGTTATTATGAAACAACATTTTATTTTTTCCGCAGGCCGCCAGGCTTTTCTGCTGTATTAAGCGCAACGGCCAGTCGATCTCATTTTCCGCTGGCGGCCCGTCGCGCTATTGCCGTTTGTTAACAAAAAAGGCGACCGAAGTCGCCTTTTTATCATGTGTGCGTCCGTTTTACCGTCGCATCAGGCGTTTCGCCATCTGCAAGGAAGACAACGCATCCGCTAAGCGATCAGTGAATCTGCTCGCTGCTGCTGTTGCCAGCGTCGTTGCGGATTGCCGCGATGTCGACCGCATCGTAAACATAATGGCTGCCGCAGTAGTCGCAGTGCATATCGATCTGGCCATCTTCTTCCAGAATCTGGTTGACCTCCTCCTGCGGCAGAGTGCGCAGCACTTCGCCGCAGCGTTCGCGCGAGCAGGTGCATTTAAAGCTGACGCTCTGCGGTTCGTAAATGGTCACCTCTTCCTGGTTATAGAGACGCCACAGGACATCATTCGCTGGCAGACCGATCAGCTCTTCCGTTTTGATGGTTTCGGTCAGCATCGCCAGGTGGTTGAAATCTTCCTGATCGGCGTTCTGCGCCGGCAGCACCTGCAGCAGGATGCCCGCCGCGCCCGCCTGTCCTTCATGCTCGCCGGTGCGGATAAACAGACGCGTCGGCAACTGCTCGGAACGCATAAAGTAATCTTCCAGGCAGGCGGCCAGCGTATCGCCTTCCAGACCGACCACGCCCTGATAGCGCTCGCCTTTTTCCGGCGAAATGGTGATCACCAGATAGCCGTTGCCGACCATCTCTTTCAACGTGCTGCCGTCGGCGATCTCGCCCTGCACGCGTGCCACGCCCCGCATTTCCTGACGGTTGTTGCCGTTGATCACCGCCAGCGTCAATGCGCCGTCGCCCTGCAGCTGCACGGTGATATCGCCTTCGAATTTCAGCGTGGCCGTCAGCAGGCTGGTGGCTACCAGCAGTTCGCCCAGCAGCTGCTGGACCGGCTGCGGGTAATCATGCCCGGAGATAATCTCCCGCCATGTTTCGGACAGATTAACCAGTTCGCCGCGAACCGCGTGATTCTCGAACAGGTAACGATGCATTTGGTCTTGATGGGACATAGTTTTTCTCTCGTGTTGGCGGCGCGTTATTCGTCGCCAGAAAATTTAAATTTCATCAGATCGCGGCGCTCTTTTTTATCCGGCCGACGATCGGGATGCGGCATGG includes:
- the hslO gene encoding Hsp33 family molecular chaperone HslO, with amino-acid sequence MSHQDQMHRYLFENHAVRGELVNLSETWREIISGHDYPQPVQQLLGELLVATSLLTATLKFEGDITVQLQGDGALTLAVINGNNRQEMRGVARVQGEIADGSTLKEMVGNGYLVITISPEKGERYQGVVGLEGDTLAACLEDYFMRSEQLPTRLFIRTGEHEGQAGAAGILLQVLPAQNADQEDFNHLAMLTETIKTEELIGLPANDVLWRLYNQEEVTIYEPQSVSFKCTCSRERCGEVLRTLPQEEVNQILEEDGQIDMHCDYCGSHYVYDAVDIAAIRNDAGNSSSEQIH